From the Daphnia magna isolate NIES linkage group LG3, ASM2063170v1.1, whole genome shotgun sequence genome, one window contains:
- the LOC123470689 gene encoding uncharacterized protein LOC123470689: MVFHDIPTVTGDCLEIAIQKPVDAFEQALTWSDYKKANTIKYYVVITPNGLFMYCSAGYGGRATDEMIVSHCGFLDLLKRGMVIMLDRGFKKVQSMVLEKGCEVVRPPSVSEGKQLSKEQVLSGRKIAGVRIQVERAIRRIREFKFLAPHTCIHNSLVSCANDAIFLVCGLINMQSCLTRC; encoded by the coding sequence ACTGTAACCGGAGATTGTCTAGAAATCGCTATACAAAAGCCAGTTGATGCTTTCGAACAAGCCTTGACATGGTCAGACTACAAGAAGGCTAACACTATTAAATACTATGTTGTGATTACACCTAATGGTTTGTTCATGTACTGTTCAGCTGGATATGGTGGGAGAGCAACGGACGAAATGATCGTCTCCCACTGCGGCTTCTTGGACTTGTTAAAGCGAGGCATGGTCATTATGCTTGATAGAGGTTTCAAAAAAGTACAAAGTATGGTGTTGGAAAAAGGATGTGAAGTAGTTCGTCCACCCAGTGTGAGTGAAGGCAAGCAACTGTCTAAAGAACAGGTTCTTAGTGGTCGCAAAATTGCTGGCGTCAGAATTCAAGTAGAGCGAGCGATCCGTCGCATCCGCGAGTTCAAGTTCCTTGCACCACACACATGCATTCATAATTCATTGGTTTCGTGTGCGAACGATGCTATTTTTCTAGTCTGTGGATTGATTAACATGCAGAGTTGCTTAACTAGATGCTAA